A single window of Nasonia vitripennis strain AsymCx chromosome 4, Nvit_psr_1.1, whole genome shotgun sequence DNA harbors:
- the LOC100119210 gene encoding cysteine-rich protein 1-like codes for MPNCPKCDKPVYFAERKTSLGKDWHGACLRCEKCNKTLNPGGHAEHEGKPYCNNPCYSAMFGPGGFGRGGAQSYVYNK; via the exons ATGCCCAACTGTCCCAAGTGCGACAAGCCCGTATATTTCG ctgAGAGGAAAACATCTCTAGGAAAAGATTGGCACGGAGCATGTTTGCGATGTGAGAAATGTAACAAAACATTAAATCCCGGTGGTCACGCAGAACACGAAGGAAAGCCGTATTGCAATAATCCTTGCTATTCAGCAATGTTTGGTCCCGGAG GTTTCGGTCGAGGTGGAGCTCAGAGTTAcgtatacaacaaataa